The following proteins are encoded in a genomic region of Phycisphaera sp.:
- a CDS encoding iron ABC transporter permease produces the protein MHALALRRLIEQTLVVLLIAFLGLALIYPIILTIRGGFAIDPSGDGGWTLTHVLRVFRDPVTREGLFNASWIATGTTLLSAAIAVPLALLAARHRFPLKGAFSAMILVPLILPPFVGAIGFRAIMGREGMINTLLGTDWDVMGEAKGLGVIIVQALHLYPILYLNATAALANLDPAMNEAAENLGAGPWRRFTRITLPLIRPGLFAGGTIVFIWAFTELGTPLMFDYDRVTSVQIFYGLSEVEGSARPYALTFVLLAASLLAYAAGKLAFGRRGYAMSTRATRASSEVTLKGAKGWLAAAAFLVVTILAVAPHVGVILMSFSGVGQWYQSLLPKSFTMAHFGVALGSDAAFRSIANSLFYSALAVLLNVSIGVTVGYLIVRTRAVGRSVLDTLCMLPLAVPGLVLAFGFVAVSLAWPFRGTLDLGFTELGAPLDGVVSVVGVNPNPIPLLVLAYAVRRLPYIVRAVVAGLEQTSGEMEEAALNLGASRMRAIRSVVLPLIVANIIAGALLVFAFSMLEVSDSLLLAQKQDDWPITRAIYAFSNRQGDGPYIASAMGVWGMALLTVTLVGASALLGKKMGAIFRV, from the coding sequence ATGCACGCCCTGGCCCTGCGCCGGCTCATCGAGCAGACGCTGGTCGTGCTGCTCATCGCGTTCCTGGGCCTGGCGCTCATCTACCCGATCATCCTGACCATCCGCGGCGGGTTCGCGATCGATCCCAGCGGCGACGGCGGATGGACTCTGACCCACGTCCTGCGCGTGTTCCGAGACCCCGTCACGCGCGAGGGGCTGTTCAACGCGTCGTGGATCGCCACCGGAACGACCCTTCTAAGCGCCGCCATCGCCGTGCCCCTGGCGTTGCTGGCCGCCCGCCACCGCTTCCCGCTCAAGGGCGCCTTCAGCGCCATGATCCTGGTGCCTCTGATTCTCCCGCCGTTCGTCGGCGCCATCGGCTTCCGCGCCATCATGGGCCGTGAGGGCATGATCAACACCCTTCTGGGCACCGACTGGGACGTGATGGGCGAGGCCAAGGGCCTGGGCGTCATCATCGTGCAGGCCTTGCACCTGTATCCAATCCTGTACCTCAACGCCACCGCGGCCCTGGCCAATCTCGACCCGGCAATGAACGAGGCCGCCGAGAACCTGGGTGCGGGCCCGTGGCGCCGTTTCACTAGAATCACGCTGCCGCTCATCCGCCCGGGCCTGTTCGCCGGCGGCACGATCGTTTTCATCTGGGCGTTCACCGAGCTGGGCACGCCGCTCATGTTCGACTACGACCGCGTGACGTCCGTCCAGATCTTCTACGGGCTCAGCGAGGTCGAGGGCTCGGCCCGGCCCTACGCGCTCACGTTCGTGCTGCTGGCCGCTTCCCTCCTCGCGTACGCCGCGGGCAAGCTGGCCTTCGGCCGGCGGGGATACGCCATGAGTACCCGCGCCACGCGCGCCAGTAGCGAGGTGACACTCAAGGGTGCCAAGGGCTGGCTGGCGGCGGCGGCGTTCCTAGTGGTCACGATCCTGGCTGTCGCCCCGCACGTCGGCGTCATCCTCATGAGCTTCAGCGGCGTGGGCCAGTGGTACCAGAGCCTGCTGCCCAAGAGCTTCACGATGGCCCACTTCGGCGTGGCCCTGGGCAGCGACGCCGCCTTCCGCTCGATCGCCAACAGCCTGTTCTACTCGGCCCTGGCCGTGCTGCTGAACGTCTCCATCGGTGTGACGGTGGGCTACCTCATCGTGCGCACGCGGGCGGTCGGGCGAAGCGTGCTCGACACGCTATGCATGCTGCCGCTAGCCGTGCCGGGGCTGGTGCTGGCCTTCGGCTTCGTCGCCGTCAGCCTGGCGTGGCCCTTCCGCGGCACGCTCGATCTGGGATTCACCGAGCTCGGTGCGCCGCTCGATGGCGTGGTGTCGGTCGTGGGCGTGAATCCCAACCCCATCCCCCTGCTCGTGCTGGCCTACGCGGTGCGGCGGCTGCCCTACATCGTGCGCGCCGTGGTGGCGGGGCTCGAGCAGACCAGCGGCGAGATGGAAGAGGCCGCCCTGAACCTGGGTGCCTCGCGGATGCGGGCGATCCGAAGCGTGGTGCTGCCGCTCATCGTGGCCAACATCATCGCCGGGGCGCTGCTCGTGTTCGCCTTCAGCATGCTGGAGGTCTCCGACAGCCTGCTTCTCGCCCAGAAGCAGGACGACTGGCCGATCACCCGGGCGATCTATGCCTTCAGCAACCGCCAGGGCGATGGCCCCTACATCGCCAGCGCCATGGGCGTCTGGGGCATGGCCCTGCTGACCGTGACCCTGGTGGGCGCGAGCGCCCTGCTGGGCAAGAAGATGGGGGCGATCTTCAGGGTCTGA